TTGCGGTCAGAGACGATTCTACCTCTTctactgcctgaggtgaaaactgaaatggcgccgcCACCCTTGTGCCAAATCGTCAATGTAACCCCTACCCCCGGCCCTACTGCTAGACGTCACATAGAGCGCACCTTACATCCAGCgatgtctcctccgatgtagacgttctctttcctcacctCCATTCAGAGATCAGACCGCCATAACAAAGTGTTCCAGCCGCGTCTCGGCAGTCTACCACAGacgttagattcctcacttttccatcatcctccccttcCTGGTGCCCCAACATGGTCACCCTGCTGctatccccaatactgtgcccgccgcGCTCCCCTAATACTGCAGAAATAACGGAGCCGTAAAGATGGTCCCCAATACTCCTAAAAGTCCCACTGATCGTAATAATTCTATCCCCAAGAGCCCCCAGTAGTGACactagtatttaaaggggttttacaataggggcatatcgctagaatatacccccattgtctgataggtgcaggtcccatgtCTGGGGGGCCCCTAAACTGAGAATGGAGGCCTGAATGTGGCGgagagctgcgcatgcgcagccgccctctattaatttctatggggccgccgaaacgtTGGcccaatggaaatgaatgggagcggtggccggtgaagcgcagtgcgctcccattcacttctatagggagagCGCGTGGTGGCGGCGGCCGGACTTGtggaaacccagggtcctccagccaccaccttccaCGATCCGTTCTCGGTGTaagtgcacctatcagacaatggaggcatagcctagcgatatgcACCCATCGTCTCAGATGGGAATTACCCCTTTAATGCCCCCGTTCCCCAGCACGCCCCTTTATCTCGGTGTGATCCCCCCCACTGCCTCCAGTAGTGTCCTGGACAGCTGTTGGCTCCCGTGCCCCGCAGCCTGAGGCGGTCTGGCCTGACAGGGGGCCCCATGCTATGATCAAGACCGCCACTGGGTGACACTGACCCCTAATAACACCGCTCTGTAGAAACAGAACCACGGACCACACATTTACATACATGCATTAAACTATTGCCAACATGTACAGGAGGCACTTCGTATACGGTTTCATCTAAACGTACAGgcccactcaccacatcaaggtgaCCTCTTTTGTGTGGGTCCCTACTCTACATGGAAAGGTGAGTTTTTCGGACCTGTTCACATGGTGGCTGCTGTGCCTGTGGGCTGATGGGGCCCAGTGCCCGGGTGGCTAAGCCTGACCGCAGGGGAGTTGTTGGTCTTGCCGCCTACAGATTCTATTGGATCAGCAGCGGTCACCATGACGTGGTGAGCGGGTCTATGCATTCAGATCACACCGTACACAAAGCGCCTGCCCCCTAATAACCATATACCGGTCTCCATTACAGCGCTGCAGAGACAGGATAGCAAACTTTATTCCTAATGAACAATCTACAAGGAGGGACATCTGCAGGGTGAGGGGCGCGTTACGAGCCCTCCATCTTATTTCTCAGTCCGTACAGAATCTCCATCTGCTTCCTCTTGGCTTTAGCTCGGGTGACGGCCATTTTGAAGAGCTGGCAGTAGAGTTCCATGGCGGAGGGGCTGTCGTCATTTCCGGGGATGGGGTAGCTGATCAGACTGGGGTTGCAGTTGGTGTCCACTATCCCCACTGTCGGGACGTTCATTTTGGCTGCATCCCGGATGGCGACGTGCTGCTCAAACACGGTATTGAGAGTCCCCAGGAAGACGACGAGATCCGGGAGGCGGACGCCCTGGCCATATTGGATGCTGGCGTTGGTGAGCAGGCCGCCCCTCCAGAACCGCGTGTGGGCATACTCCCCGCACTCCTGCGCCAAAGTCTCCACCCTGTGACCAAACTGACGATTGCGGCAAATGAACAGGATGATTCCGTTGCGGTACGCGATGTGGGCGGTGAAGTTCAGCGCCAACTGCAGCTGCTCCAGCGTCTGATTCAGATCGATGATGTCTTGATCCAACCGGCAGCCGAAGATGTACGGCTCCATCAGCCTGCGGGACAGGAAACAGCGGCAAGAATGAGAAACAGTCCGCAACAACCATGCTTGGTGTCAATGAATGGAAACACTACGGGTGCAGCACTTGTGTACTGTGCTTTGTAACCAGCAGGACTCGGATCAGCCGCAGCGTCCGCTCATAGGTTCTCATCTACACTATGGTCTCTGGACAATGTGCAGGATTAAAAACCATTGAcgttttctttttaaaaaaacagcGCCGCACCTGTTCAAAGGTTCTGAGCGGTACTGCAGCTTAGCCCAACTTCAAAGCACCTGAGCAGCAGTACCAGACAAAACCTGCGGACGCGCGTGGCGCTGGTTCTAGAACACAGCCACCATGTTGTTAATCTCACGTATCGCCAATCATGGCGGACAGGGGACGCACCTGTGGCGACATCCTTTCTTGTGTCCCAGGTGAACGCGGGCGTCAAACAGCGTCCGTATAGAGAGCAATTCCTTCACGTTAAAGAAATCCGGATGCTTCAGGGGCTCGGAGATCAGCCAGTCGGTGAAATCTAGGAGATAGAAGGGTTAACGCTGGCTCGTTCTGATAACTTCATGCGTCAAGACGAGGTTTCTGGTCACTGACCCGTCACGTTGGTCTCGGCTGCAGCGGACGAGGCGCCTCCAAAAGACCTGCTGCCCGGAATGAAGGACGACAAGAGCCGCGGCGAAGCTGCTGCGGGCAGGACGAGGCCGCCGAGTCCCGGGATCACTGAAATACAGCAGGGGACACAAGGGGTTAGAGGGGAATCGGACACCAATACCCAGGAGGGGCCAGAAACCTGCCCCCGACCCCCAGTATATTACATTATATAGGGTTATAACGTCTCATTGATGTGTCACCGCCGGGACTGGGGGTCCGTCACACAGTGGAAACACACCAAAGATCATATGGGGGCATAActgctgtatggggggggggaataactgctgtgggggggggggggaaataactgctgtgtgggggggggaataactgctgtgtggggggggggaataactgctgtgtgggggggggggaataactgctgtgtgggggggggggaataactgctgtgtggggggggggataactgctgtgtggggggggggaataactgctgtgtggggggggggaataactgctgtgtgggggggggaataactgctgtgtgggggggggggaataactgctgtgtggggggggggaataactgctgtgtggggggggggaataactgctgtgtggggggggggaataactgctgtgtggggggggggaataactgctgtgtggggggggggaataactgctgtgtggggggggggaataactgctgtgtggggggggggaataactgctgtgtggggggggggaataactgctgtgtggggggggggaataactgctgtgtggggggggggaataactgctgtgtggggggggggaataactgctgtgtggggggggggaataactgctgtgtggggggggggaataactgctgtgtggggggggggaataactgctgtgtgggggggggggaataactgctgtgtggggggggggaataactgctgtgtggggggggggaataactgctgtgtgggggggggaataactgctgtgtgggggggggaataactgctgtgtggggggggggaaactgctgtgtggggggggggaaactgctgtgtggggggggggaaactgctgtggggggggggggaaactgctgtggggggggggggaaactgctgtggggggggggggaataactgctgtgtggggggggggaataactgctgtgtgggggggggaataactgctgtgtgggggggggaataactgctgtgtgggggggggaataactgctgtgggggggggggaataactgctgtgtgggggggggaataactgctgtgtggggggggataactgctgtgtgggggggggaataactgctgtgtgggggggggaataactgctgtgtgggggggggaataactgctgtgtgggggggggggaataactgctgtgtggggggggggaataactgctgtgtgggggggggggaataactgctgtgtggggggggaataactgctgtgtgggggggggataactgctgtgtggggggggataactgctgtgtgggggggggaataactgctgtgtagggggggggggaataactgctgtgtggggggggaataactgctgtgtggggggggaataactgctgtgtggggggggggataactgctgtgtgggggggggaataactgctgtgtgggggggggaataactgctgtgtgggggggggaataACTGCTGTGTAGGGGGGGGGAATAACTGCTGTGTAGGGGGGGGGaataactgctgtgtgggggggggataaCTCtgagggcattctactgtgtaggGTCATAACTGCTGTGGGGGGGCTCTAAGGCTTATGTCATATACTTATTTTCATGGCGGTGACTGGAGATCAGCGGTGCCGGGTCCAGGCCGCAGCTTCTCCTGTGTAACAATAACGTATCCACCACTATTAACCCTCCCGCTGCCGGGGGGCCTCCACTCACCCGCCCTGAGGAGCCCGGCCAGTCCCGGGGAAGCCATGCCGTCTGCAGCCGGGGAAGGTCACAAGCGGCGGTACTTCCTCTCTCCGCGCCTCCTCTTCCAGAAGTGACGGCGCCGCAGCGACACCTGGTGGAAGATGAAGTAAAGGATCCCAGCAGACGTCACTTGATGCTCATGTTTCTCCTGTTGAGAAAGGCTActttagccgaaacgcgtcctagaaCATGGCACATTTTGTTATCTTGCAATAAAATTCCAATGAGCAtcaagtcacgtctgctgggatccTTTACCTCATTGCACGTGGAAACCGGTCGTGGTCCCGCGCGGCGTGCATCAGAGCGAGTGCTGACCGATTTATCTTGACACCTGGTGGAAGAGCCGAGAACTGTCACCTTCTGCTGCACATTACTCCACCCATagctgtataagtgacgctccacctgcctgtgtataagtgacgctccacctgcctctgtataagtgacgttccacctccctctgtataagtgacgctccacctgccgctgtataagtgacgctccacctccctctgtataagtgacgctccacctgcctctgtataagtgacgctccacctgcctgtgtataagtgacgctccacctccctctgtataagtgacgctccacctgcctctgtataagtgacgctccacctgccgctgtataagtgacgctccacctgcctctgtataagtgacgctccacctccctctgtataagtgacgctccacctgcctctgtataagtgacgctccacctgcctctgtataagtgacgctccacctgcctctgtataagtgacgctccacctccctctgtataagtgacgctccacgtgccgctgtataagtgacgctccacctgccgctgtataagtgacgctccacctggctctgtataagtgacgctccacctccctctgtataagtgacgctccacctgcctctgtataagtgacgctccacctgcctctgtataagtgacgctccacctgcctctgtataagtgacgctccacctgcctctgtataagtgacgctccacctgcctctgtataagtgacgctccacctgcctctgtataagtgacgctccacctgccgctgtataagtgacgctccacctccctctgtataagtgacgctccacctgcctctgtataagtgacgctccacctgcctctgtataagtgacgctccacctccctctgtataagtgacgctccacctccctctgtataagtgacgctccacctgcctctgtataagtgacgctccacctccctctgtataagtgacgctccacctgcctctgtataagtgacgctccacctgcctctgtataagtgacgctccacctgcctctgtataagtgacgctccacctccccctgtataagtgacgctccacctgcctctgtataagtgacgctccacctgcctctgtataagtgacgctccacctgcctctgtataagtgacgctccacctgcctctgtataagtgacgctccacctccctctgtataagtgacgctccacctgcctctgtataagtgacgctccacctgcctctgtataagtgacgctccacctccctctgtataagtgacgctccacctgcctctgtataagtgacgctccacctgcctctgtataagtgacgctccacctgcctctgtataagtgacgctccacctgcctctgtataagtgacgctccacctgcctctgtataagtgacgctccacctgcctctgtataagtgacgctccacctccctctgtataagtgacgctccacctccctctgtataagtgacgctccacctgcctctgtataagtgacgctccacctgcctctgtataagtgacgctccacctgccgctgtataagtgacgctccacctgcctctgtataagtgacgctccacctgcctctgtataagtgacgctccacctgcctctgtataagtgacgctccacctccctctgtataagtgacgctccacctgcctctgtataagtgacgctccacctgcctctgtataagtgacgctccacctgccgctgtataagtgacgctccacctgcctctgtataagtgacgctccacctgcctctgtataagtgacgctccacctgcctctgtataagtgacgctccacctccctctgtataagtgacgctccacctccctctgtataagtgacgctccacctgcctctgtataagtgacgctccacctccctctgtataagtgacgctccacctgcctctgtataagtgacgctccacctccctctgtataagtgacgctccacctccctctgtataagtgacgctccacctgcctctgtataagtgacgctccacctgccgctgtataagtgacgctccacctgcctctgtataagtgacgctccacctgcctctgtataagtgacgctccacctgcctctgtataagtgacgctccacctccctctgtataagtgacgctccacctccctctgtataagtgacgctccacctgcctctgtataagtgacgctccacctccctctgtataagtgacgctccacctgcctctgtataagtgacgctccacctccctctgtataagtgacgctccacctccccctgtataagtgacgctccacctgcctctgtataagtgacgctccacctgcctgtgtataagtgacgctccacctccctctgtataagtgacactccacctgcctctgtataagtgacacTCCACCTGCccctgtataagtgacgctccacctccccctgtataagtgacgctccacctccccctgtataagtgacgctccacctccctctgtataagtgacactccacctgcctctgtataagtgacgctccacctgcccctgtataagtgacgctccacctccccctgtataagtgacgctccacctccctctgtataagtgacgctccacctccctctgtataagtgacgctccacctccctctgtataagtgacgctccacctccctctgtataagtgacgctccacctccctctgtataagtgacactccacctgcctctgtataagtgacacTCCACCTGCccctgtataagtgacgctccacctccccctgtataagtgacgctccacctccctctgtataagtgacgctccacctgcctctgtataagtgacgctccacctccctctgtataagtgacgctccacctgcctctgtataagtgacgctccacctgcctgtgtataagtgacgctccacctccctctgtataagtgacactccacctgcctctgtataagtgacgctccacctgcccctgtataagtgacgctccacctccccctgtataagtgacgctccacctccctctgtataagtgacgctccacctccctctgtataagtgacaCTCCACCTGCccctgtataagtgacgctccacctgcccctgtataagtgacgctccacctccccctgtataagtgacgctccacctccctctgtataagtgacgctccacctccctctgtataagtgacgctccacctccctctgtataagtgacgctccacctccctctgtataagtgacgctccacctccctctgtataagtgacgctccacctgccgctgtataagtgacgctccacctgcccctgtataagtgacgctccacctccccctgtataagtgacgctccacctccctctgtataagtgccgctccacctgcctctgtataagtgccgctccacctgcctctgtataagtgacgctccacctgcctctgtataagtgacgctccacctccctctgtataagtgacgctccacctccctctgtataagtgacgctccacctgcctctgtataagtgacgctccacctccctctgtataagtgacactccacctgcctctgtataagtgacacTCCACCTGCccctgtataagtgacgctccacctccctctgtataagtgacgctccacctccctctgtataagtgacgctccacctccctctgtataagtgacactccacctgcctctgtataagtgacacTCCACCTGCccctgtataagtgacgctccacctccccctgtataagtgacgctccacctccccctgtataagtgacgctccacctccctctgtataagtgacgctccacctccctctgtataagtgacgctccacctccccctgtataagtgacgctccacctccctctgtataagtgacgctccacctccccctgtataagtgacgctccacctccctctgtataagtgacgctccacctccctctgtataagtgacgctccacctccctctgtataagtgacgctccacctgcctctgtataagtgacgctccacctgccgctgtataagtgacgctccacctgcctctgtataagtgacgctccacctgccgctgtataagtgacgctccacctgcctgtgtataagtgacgctccacctccctctgtataagtgacgctccacctgccgctgtataagtgacgctccacctgccgctgtataagtgacgctccacctccctctgtataagtgacgctccacctgcctctgtataagtgacgctccacctgccgctgtataagtgacgctccacctgcctctgtataagtgacgctccacctgccgctgtataagtgacgctccacctgactctgtataagtgacgctccacctccctctgtataagtgacgctccacctgcctctgtataagtgacgctccacctgcctctgtataagtgacgctccacctccccctgtataagtgacgctccacctccctctgtataagtgacgctccacctgcctctgtataagtgacgctccacctccctctgtataagtgacgctccacctgcctctgtataagtgacgctccacctccccctgtataagtgacgctccacctgcctttgtataagtgacgctccacctgcctctgtataagtgacgctccacctgcctctgtataagtgacgctccacctgcctctgtataagtgacgctccacctgcctctgtataagtgacgctccacctgcctctgtataagtgacgctccacctgcctctgtataagtgacgctccacctccctctgtataagtgacgctccacctccctctgtataagtgacgctccacctccccctgtataagtgacgctccacctgcctttgtataagtgacgctccacctgcctctgtataagtgacgctccacctgcctctgtataagtgacgctccacctccctctgtataagtgacgctccacctccctctgtataagtgacgctccacctgcctctgtataagtgacgctccacctgcctctgtataagtgacgctccacctccctctgtataagtgacgctccacctgcctctgtataagtgacgctccacctccctctgtataagtgacgctccacctgcctctgtataagtgacgctccacctgcctctgtataagtgacgctccacctgccgctgtataagtgacgctccacctgcctctgtataagtgacgctccacctccctctgtataagtgacgctccacctccctctgtataagtgacgctccacctccctctgtataagtgacgctccacctgcctctgtataagtgacgctccacctgcctctgtataagtgacgctccacctccctctgtataagtgacgctccacctccctctgtataagtgacgctccacctccctctgtataagtgacgctccacctgcctctgtataagtgacgctccacctgcctctgtataagtgacgctccacctgcctctgtataagtgacgctccacctgcctctgtataagtgacgctccacctgactctgtataagtgacgctccacctgcctctgtataagtgacgctccacctgcctctgtataagtgacgctccacctgcctctgtataagtgacgctccacctccctctgtataagtgacgctccacctgccgctgtataagtgacgctccacctgccgctgtataagtgacgctccacctgactctgtataagtgacgctccacctgcctctgtataagtgacgctccacctgactctgtataagtgacgctccacctgcctctgtataagtgacgctccacctgcctctgtataagtgacgctccacctgcctctgtaaaagtgacgctccacctccctctgtataagtgacgctccacctccctctgtataagtgacgctccacctgccgctgtataagtgacgctccatctgcctctgtataagtgacgctccacctgcctctgtataagtgacgctccacctgcctctgtataagtgacgctccacctgcctctgtataagtgacgctccacctgcctctgtataagtgacgctccacctgcctctgtataagtgacgctccacctgccgctgtttaagtgacgctccacctgcctctgtataagtgacgctccacctccctctgtataagtgacgctccacctgcctctgtataagtgacgctccacctccctctgtataagtgacgctccacctgccgctgtataagtgacgctccacctgcctctgtataagtgacgctccacctccccctgtataagtgacgctccacctgcctctgtataagtgacgctccacctgccgctgtataagtgacgctccacctgcctctgtataagtgacgctccacctgcctctgtataagtgacgctccacctgccgctgtataagtgacgctccacctccctctgtataagtgacgctccacctgcctctgtataagtgacgctccacctccctctgtataagtgacgctccacctgccgctgtataagtgacgctccacctgcctctgtataagtgacgctccacctgcctctgtataagtgacgctccacctgcctctgtataagtgacgctccacctgcctctgtataagtgacgctccacctgcctctgtataagtgacgctccacctccctctgtataagtgacgctccacctgcctctgtataagtgacgctccacctgcctctgtataagtgacgctccacctgcctctgtataagtgacgctccacctccctctgtataagtgacgctccacctgcctctgtataagtgacgctccacctgcc
The Bufo bufo chromosome 8, aBufBuf1.1, whole genome shotgun sequence genome window above contains:
- the MRPS2 gene encoding 28S ribosomal protein S2, mitochondrial — its product is MASPGLAGLLRAVIPGLGGLVLPAAASPRLLSSFIPGSRSFGGASSAAAETNVTDFTDWLISEPLKHPDFFNVKELLSIRTLFDARVHLGHKKGCRHRLMEPYIFGCRLDQDIIDLNQTLEQLQLALNFTAHIAYRNGIILFICRNRQFGHRVETLAQECGEYAHTRFWRGGLLTNASIQYGQGVRLPDLVVFLGTLNTVFEQHVAIRDAAKMNVPTVGIVDTNCNPSLISYPIPGNDDSPSAMELYCQLFKMAVTRAKAKRKQMEILYGLRNKMEGS